Proteins co-encoded in one Polaromonas vacuolata genomic window:
- the proX gene encoding glycine betaine/L-proline ABC transporter substrate-binding protein ProX, with the protein MAFGLVGISAQAADSLPGKGIKVQGLQGAIAEETFQTLLVNRALAKLGYDVQPIREIEAATSHIAVANGDATFIADHWDPLHADFYKNAGGADKLYRKGVLSSNAAQGYLIDKKTADKYKITNIGQLKDPKIAKLFDSTGDGKADLVGCNPGWGCEVVIEHQLTAFKLRDTVSHAQGTYSALMADIITRFKAGQPVLYYTWTPYWVSGVLRPGKEVVWLEVPFSSLPGEQAKLDTKLPNGKNYGFTLNNQHIVANKAFTDKNPAAAKLFSVISLPIADINAQNQRMQAGENSQQDMERHTDAWIKGHQKTFDSWIAQSLAAAK; encoded by the coding sequence TTGGCTTTTGGTCTAGTCGGCATCAGCGCTCAAGCGGCTGACAGCCTGCCTGGTAAGGGCATTAAAGTTCAAGGTCTGCAAGGCGCTATTGCGGAAGAAACTTTTCAAACACTGCTGGTTAACCGCGCGCTGGCAAAACTGGGCTATGACGTTCAGCCGATCAGAGAAATCGAAGCTGCAACTAGCCACATAGCAGTAGCCAACGGCGACGCCACCTTTATTGCCGACCATTGGGACCCACTGCATGCTGACTTTTATAAGAACGCAGGCGGTGCAGACAAGCTATACCGTAAAGGCGTGTTATCCAGCAATGCCGCTCAGGGTTATCTGATCGACAAAAAAACCGCTGACAAATACAAAATCACCAACATCGGTCAGCTTAAGGATCCCAAAATAGCCAAGCTATTTGACTCCACCGGTGACGGCAAAGCCGACTTAGTGGGCTGCAATCCGGGCTGGGGCTGCGAAGTCGTGATTGAGCATCAGCTCACCGCCTTCAAATTGCGCGACACCGTGTCACATGCTCAGGGTACTTACTCCGCATTGATGGCCGACATCATTACCCGCTTTAAGGCCGGTCAACCCGTTCTGTACTACACCTGGACACCGTACTGGGTCAGCGGCGTATTGCGCCCGGGCAAAGAAGTGGTTTGGCTTGAAGTGCCCTTCTCTTCACTACCCGGCGAGCAGGCTAAGTTAGATACCAAATTGCCGAACGGTAAAAACTACGGCTTTACGCTGAACAACCAACACATTGTTGCGAACAAGGCGTTTACCGATAAGAACCCCGCCGCCGCCAAACTGTTCTCTGTCATTTCATTGCCGATTGCCGATATCAATGCGCAAAACCAGCGCATGCAAGCCGGTGAAAACAGCCAGCAAGATATGGAGCGTCACACCGATGCTTGGATTAAAGGCCATCAAAAGACGTTTGACAGCTGGATTGCACAGTCACTGGCTGCCGCCAAGTAA
- the proW gene encoding glycine betaine/L-proline ABC transporter permease ProW, whose product MTTHQNNVYDTAITAASTAPASPALDAWGMPIEGALPAASQAAAAPVDAWATAAQPSTPATDSWLNAPAAAPDAVSGFQIQQLWDGSLPVEDWINSGLDWVVDNFRPVFQTIRTPIDSLLTNVEGLLQSVPTLAMIALIGILAWQFAGRAIALGAVISLLLVAMLGIWPEAMVTLSLVLTALAFCLVVGLPVGILLASSDRAQSITRPVLDAMQTTPAFVYLVPVVMLFGIGNVPGVIVTIIFALPPLIRLTNLGIRQVRPDLIEAARAYGASPMQMLVKVQLPLAMPSIMAGVNQTLMLSLSMVVIASMIAVGGLGQMVLRGIGRLDMGLATVGGLGIVLMAITLDRITQSLGKTGRGNHHWYEGGPAGFVLRLVQPADKKASASKSSV is encoded by the coding sequence CTACACATCAGAACAACGTTTACGACACCGCCATAACCGCAGCTAGTACTGCGCCGGCTTCACCCGCATTAGACGCATGGGGTATGCCAATTGAGGGCGCACTGCCTGCCGCATCGCAAGCCGCTGCAGCACCGGTTGACGCATGGGCAACAGCAGCGCAGCCATCCACCCCAGCAACTGATAGTTGGCTTAATGCACCGGCCGCAGCGCCAGATGCAGTAAGTGGCTTTCAAATTCAACAATTGTGGGATGGCTCTTTACCCGTAGAAGACTGGATTAATAGCGGTCTGGATTGGGTGGTGGATAATTTTCGGCCAGTCTTTCAAACCATACGCACGCCAATTGACAGCTTGCTAACCAATGTCGAAGGTCTGCTGCAAAGCGTACCTACGTTGGCAATGATCGCCTTAATAGGTATTTTGGCTTGGCAGTTCGCTGGTCGTGCGATTGCGCTTGGCGCGGTCATCTCGCTGCTGCTGGTCGCCATGCTTGGCATCTGGCCAGAAGCCATGGTCACGCTGTCGCTGGTGCTCACTGCGCTGGCGTTTTGCTTAGTCGTAGGTCTGCCTGTGGGTATTTTGCTGGCCAGTAGTGACCGCGCACAAAGCATCACACGCCCAGTTCTCGACGCTATGCAGACCACACCAGCCTTCGTCTACTTAGTGCCTGTGGTGATGCTGTTTGGTATTGGCAATGTGCCCGGTGTGATCGTGACCATCATCTTTGCATTGCCACCGCTGATTCGCTTAACTAACTTAGGCATACGCCAAGTTAGACCTGACCTGATTGAAGCGGCGCGTGCCTATGGTGCGTCACCTATGCAAATGCTGGTCAAAGTGCAGTTGCCGTTGGCCATGCCATCCATCATGGCTGGCGTGAACCAAACCCTGATGTTGTCGCTGTCAATGGTGGTGATTGCATCCATGATTGCCGTCGGTGGTCTAGGTCAGATGGTGCTGCGCGGTATTGGTCGTTTGGATATGGGACTGGCTACCGTAGGCGGTCTGGGCATTGTGCTGATGGCCATTACGCTAGACCGTATTACCCAGTCTTTGGGCAAAACTGGTCGTGGTAATCACCATTGGTATGAAGGTGGTCCTGCAGGTTTTGTCTTGCGTCTGGTTCAGCCAGCCGACAAAAAAGCGTCTGCTAGCAAGTCCAGCGTTTAA
- a CDS encoding metal-sensing transcriptional repressor — translation MTQAHIHASHPAIIKRLKRANGHLASTIEMLMAGRSCLDVAQQLQAVEKAVQQAKKALIQDHLDHCLEGLVGPLGGDQRHAMDEFKEITRYL, via the coding sequence ATGACTCAAGCCCACATACATGCCTCGCATCCGGCCATCATCAAACGTCTTAAAAGAGCCAATGGCCATCTCGCCAGCACCATAGAAATGCTGATGGCGGGTCGCTCTTGTCTGGATGTTGCGCAGCAATTACAAGCCGTAGAAAAAGCCGTTCAACAGGCGAAAAAAGCTTTAATCCAAGACCATTTAGACCATTGTCTTGAAGGCTTAGTCGGCCCGCTTGGTGGAGATCAAAGGCACGCCATGGACGAATTCAAAGAAAT
- a CDS encoding HupE/UreJ family protein: MHKLVSSRLPRSPWASWQTRLLILSILFIGLFIGSIDAFAHAVTAGDKGYIQEISGINLLPFMYLGAKHMMTGYDHILFLFGVIFFLYRLQHIGVYVSLFALGHSTTMILGVYFNLGINSYVIDAIIGLSVVYKALDNLGAFQRWFGFQPNTKVATLVFGLFHGFGLASKILEYEISADGLVPNLIAFNVGVEIGQLLALSVILIGMGYWRRTLSFARHAYTANVAMMSAGFVLVGMQLTGFFVS; this comes from the coding sequence ATGCACAAGCTTGTCTCAAGCAGGTTGCCGCGCTCACCCTGGGCGTCATGGCAGACCCGGCTATTAATTCTTTCGATACTTTTTATTGGCCTTTTTATAGGCAGTATTGATGCATTTGCACATGCTGTAACGGCTGGCGACAAAGGTTATATCCAAGAGATTTCGGGCATTAATTTATTGCCTTTTATGTACTTGGGAGCCAAGCACATGATGACGGGATACGACCATATCTTGTTTCTTTTTGGGGTAATCTTTTTTCTCTATCGACTTCAACACATAGGCGTTTATGTGAGCCTGTTTGCCTTGGGTCACTCCACCACCATGATTTTGGGTGTGTATTTCAATCTCGGCATCAACAGCTACGTGATTGACGCCATCATTGGTTTATCGGTCGTCTACAAGGCTCTGGACAACTTAGGCGCATTCCAGCGCTGGTTTGGCTTTCAGCCCAACACCAAAGTTGCCACCTTGGTGTTTGGTCTGTTTCATGGTTTTGGACTGGCCAGCAAGATTCTTGAGTATGAGATCTCTGCCGACGGCTTGGTGCCTAACCTGATCGCCTTTAATGTGGGCGTAGAAATAGGCCAGTTGCTGGCACTCTCGGTGATCTTGATTGGTATGGGCTACTGGCGCCGCACGCTTAGTTTTGCCCGTCACGCCTACACCGCCAACGTCGCCATGATGAGCGCCGGTTTTGTTTTGGTGGGCATGCAGCTCACCGGCTTTTTTGTCTCTTGA
- a CDS encoding transmembrane anchor protein, translated as MYNSDTPLRAELPSSQKLFKSTIFAAIAALALLVAVVLPAEYGIDPTGVGRVLRMTDMGEVKQQLASESAADSAATLAASPEIKTMGMEPANTKQMAKKAAVEVVKALEPAPVPNVQWRDEIPFTLTPGQGLEIKMKMLAGGKAQYAWVVTGGDVNFDTHGDALGKSISYEKGRSVASDAGVLEAAFTGNHGWFWRNRGKTDVQVMLRTRGDYSEIKQ; from the coding sequence ATGTACAACAGTGATACCCCTTTGCGGGCCGAACTTCCTTCAAGCCAAAAGCTTTTTAAATCCACGATTTTTGCAGCTATTGCGGCATTAGCTCTCTTAGTTGCCGTGGTTTTACCAGCTGAATACGGGATTGATCCGACTGGTGTTGGTCGGGTTTTGCGAATGACGGATATGGGCGAAGTCAAGCAGCAACTCGCGTCTGAATCTGCCGCCGATTCTGCTGCAACCTTAGCGGCATCGCCAGAGATCAAAACAATGGGCATGGAGCCTGCCAATACAAAACAAATGGCTAAGAAAGCAGCAGTTGAAGTTGTCAAAGCACTTGAGCCAGCGCCTGTGCCGAATGTGCAGTGGCGGGATGAAATTCCCTTTACCTTAACGCCCGGTCAAGGACTGGAGATCAAAATGAAAATGCTAGCCGGTGGCAAAGCGCAATACGCTTGGGTTGTGACGGGTGGCGACGTTAATTTCGATACCCATGGCGACGCTTTAGGCAAGTCGATTAGCTATGAAAAAGGTCGCAGTGTCGCTTCAGATGCGGGTGTGTTGGAAGCTGCCTTCACGGGTAATCACGGCTGGTTTTGGCGCAATCGAGGCAAAACAGATGTTCAAGTGATGTTGCGTACCCGCGGCGACTACAGCGAGATTAAACAATAA